The Oceanicola sp. 502str15 region CGATCCTGATCCCCTCCAACGGCCCCATGACAGATGCTCCTCACAACTCCGCGGCAATCCCCTGCCGCCATCCAAGAAGAGGCTAGTGGAGCATCCAAACAGGTCGAAAGACGGAGTTGCTCTCTGCTGATATGCCCAAGTCGGGGCGCAGGACGCCTAAAGGCAGATCAGGGCCGGGACGAGGCGGCAAGCCTGCCCGCGAGCCGTCCGAAGACTGCGGATTTGCCCATGCCGGTGCCGCTCATATAGCCCTTGCCGTGAAAGCCGCCCATGACTTCGCCAGCCGCATAGAGCCCGGTCAGAACTCCGCCATCCACTTTTCTGACCTGCAAGCCGGCGTCGGTCTTGAGGCCGGCATAGGTGCTGAAGAGGCCGGATGTGCAAGGAAAAACATAGAAGGCGGGCTGATCGACAGGACGCGGCGTGCCCACCCCCATGCCAAGCGTTTCCCGGCCGAAGGCATCAGCGCCCTGCCCGGCGACGGCGGCATTGTAGAGGCCCACTTCCTGTTCGACACGGTCCGGATCAAGCCCGGCTTTCGCCGCGGCTTCAGCCAATGTCTCGCCGCGATGAATGAGCCCTGCCTCAAGCGCACCGCGGTAGTCATGGGTGCGCGGCGCCTCCCGCGACTCGTCCATGACGCGCTGGTCGAAAATCTGGTAGGCGGCCGCGCCGCTCTGGCGCAGGCAGGCTTCGCCAAGCACCTTGTAAGAATTCGCCTCGGAAATGAACCGGCGGCTCTCGGTATTGACGATCAGCCCCCCCCGATACATCGCATGCACCAGCGGGCGCGGGCCATCGTATGCCCTTTGCTCCAACGGGTGGTCGGGCATGGCGATCCCGAAGGTCGCCTTGACATAGCCCATGTCTGCCATGTCGGCGCCCAGGGCCCAGGCCATGCGCAGCCCGTCCCCATCGGAGCCTGTTCCTCCCAGGCGGATGGCAGGGGCCTGTTCGGGTGCAAAGGTTTGAACGAGGTCGCGGCTGCGGGCGAAACCACCGGTCGCGAGAACCACACCGCGATCGGCCCGCACCTCATGTTCAGCGCCATCGGCATCCCGGATCTTGCCGCCCGTGACACAGCCGGAGCCGGGCTCGAAGGTGAGGCCGGTCATGCCCCGCCCCACCAGCCGCACCAGATTGGGAAAGTTGGCCGCACGGGCTCGCAACGCCTCGAATATCTGCGCCGGGACAGCCGGATGACTTCTGGGGCGCGACATGTTGGAGCTCAGTTGGACGTCCTGAAACCGGACACCGACGGATCGGAGCCAGTCATAGGTTTCAAGTTGATGATCCAGATAGAGTTCAAGAATCTCCGGGTTGTTCTTGTAGCCGCCAACGTCGAGAAGGTCCTTGCGGAGGGTTTCGATATCATCCTCGATGCCGGCATCGGCCTGCGCCTTCGTCCCTGCGAAAGCAAAACTGGCGCCCGCCAGGATGGAACTTCCCCCGTCAAGTTCCTCCTTTTCGACGAGCAGCACATCGGCGCCCAGTTCGGCGGCAGAGATTGCCGCCGCGTAGCCGGCCATACCGGCACCGACGACAAGCACATCCGTGCGCGGTGGAATGCCGGAGACCGGCTTGCTTGAAGCGTGAGACATCAGTTTTCCATCAGTCCGGGCAGGAACAGGACGATTCCGGGAAAGGTGATCAGCAGGGTCATCACCACGACTTCCGCCAGCAGAAACCAGCTGACACCCTTGAAGATGCTGACCAAGGACACCCGATCGCCCATTATGCCCTTCATTATGAACACGTTCAGCCCGACCGGCGGGGTCAACATCCCGATCTCGATGTACTTCACAAGAATGATCCCGACCCAGATCAGGTTCATGTCTGCGGCCTCGAAGATCGGCAGGAGGATCGGGAGCGTCAGCAGCAACACCCCAAGCGGGTCAAGGAAACAGCCAAGCACGATATAGACGACCGAAACGGCGAGGATGATCGCGATCGGTCCGGCGCCGAGCGAGTCGATTAGCGACGACAGAACACCGGGGATGCCCGTGAAAGCCAGAAACCGTGTGAGGAGCGCGGCGCCGATGGCGACGAGCATCAAGCTCGCGGTCGAGCGCGCAGTCTCGATCAGACTGGCCTTGAAATCCTGCCATCCCATCTTGCGTTGCAGCACGGACAGGATGAGCGCAATGACTGCCCCCGCGGCTCCGGCTTCGGTGGCCGTCGTTATACCGCTATAGATGCCACCGATCACGCCGATCACCAGCAGGGGAAGGGGCCAGATCGGCAGGATCAATGCTAACTTCTGCCTGAAGGTCCGGTTCTGTTCATTGATCCTGGGGGCCAGTTCCGGGTTCAGGGTGCATCGCACAACAATGAGCGTGGCATAGGCGAATGCGGTGAGCAGGCCGGGGATCACGCCGGCGATCAACACCTGCCCAACCGGCACTTCGGCGAAGATCGCGAACAGGACGATCACGATACTGGGCGGTATCACTGCGCCGAGCGTTCCGACAGCAGTGGCCACGCCTGTGGCGAGGCCAGGGTTGTAATTGAACCGGAGCATCTCCGGCACTGCGATCCGGCCAAGGGTTGCGGTCGTTGCAAGACTCGACCCACTCGCCGCCGCAAAACCGGCTCCGGCGAAGTTGGTCGCAACCGCCAAACCACCGGGCAGCCAGCCAAGCCATACCCTCATGGCAGCGAAGAGGCTCGATGTCATGCCTGACTGCGAAACGATCGCCCCCATCAGAAGGAACATCGGGATTGCCGAGAGCGTCCAATGCGCCGCAAAGTCGTAGGGAATGGACTTCAATGTGCCGAAAGCCGCGTTCAGGCCGCGCACCGACCAGATTCCGAGAAAGGAAACGACGGCCAGACAGATGCCCACCGGCATCCGGATGGCAAGGAGAACGAAGAGGACGCCGATGCCGACGAGTCCGAGGGCGATGGGGGTCATGTTCGCTCTCCTTCTTTGAAGCGGGGGGCCACGACCAGATCGCGCAGCCCGACGATGATCTGGACTGCCACGACGATCGAAAAGGCGATGAGACCCGCAACCAGCAGCCAGCGCGAGGGCCAGAGCGTGAGGTCAAAGTGTTGCGTAAGCACGTAATCGTTGCGCCGCGTTTTCTCGATGGCTGAGATCGTTGTCGCCCAGCTGAAGATCAGCAGAAAAGCGAGTGTCAGCATATCGGCCAGTATGGCCAGCAGTCGGTTTGCCCGCTGCGGAAGAAGCTCCACCACGAAGTCGACGCTGACATGGCCGCGTTCTCTCTGTGCGAAGGCAAGCGGCAGGAATGTTACGGCGACCATGTAGTAGAATGTGCCAATCTCCAGCGTTGCCGCGATCGGTTTGCCCAGTAGGTAGCGCCCGGTGATGCTGGCCGTTACATGCCCCGCCAATATGAGAAGGGCAATGCAGGCGAGCACCAACAGGAAGCCAGAAATCCACCCTGATATTTTCTCTGCGAACTTGGTCATTTCCCCTCCCGGTCAAACCTTAGGTGTTGCCCTCCAGCGCTTTCTGGAGGGCGATGAACCCGGCTTAGGCTCCATTAAGCGGCCAGCAATCGCCGCGATGAGTATTTCGCACTAAGCCTTCAGCGCCGAAGAGGCCATACCCTCGCGCGCGCCCGCAATTTCGCCATCAACAAGGTCAGGCGGGATTTCCGCCTCCTGCGATTTCTTGTGGCCACTCACAACGCTCAGAATTTTCTCCGAGTCCGCCCCGACCGTATCGCCGCGCCATCCGACGTGTCCGTCCGGTCGCACGAGAGACAGGTCGGCTCCGTAGAGGTCCCGCATTTCAGCCTCATCGAACAAGTCGACCAGGGTCACCGGAATCCCCATTTGTCCGGCAGCGTTCAGGAGAGCCTCCACCTCGACCTCCGCCTTGAACCGGATCAGGGTGAAGCCCTTGGCAAAGAGGTCCAGCGACGATCTGCCATCGTACAACCAGATGTGCGGTGCCCGGTGGCCGGGTCGACCTGTCTGAACCGGGTCGGACACATCATCCACCGGAGCCTGCGACCCATCGGGGCAAACGACGGGCGAATGATAGTAGGTGTAGCCTAGGTGAATGCCGTTGGAGAACCACTCCGGCTTCATGGTCTCAGTGTACCAGTCGCCGTATACCTTGCGCGCGGCCTCGGCGGCGGGGCCGGTCTCGAAGGCGACCGGCGGCGGCGCCTTTGTCCGGGTTGCCAGCATCCTGCCGAGGTTCCGTCCGGCTTCCGTCACGGCGCGAATGGCAACGGGCTTGCGCTCGATCGTGTAACTCGGCAGCAGGTGCGGCCCGCCCCAGCCCTTGTGAACAGCCTCGAGCTTCCAAGCCAGATCAATGGCGTCCGCGATCCCTGTGTTCATTCCGAAGCCACCTGTGGGCGACGTCAGATGGCAGCTGTCACCGGCAAGGAAAACGCGGTTCGTTCCATAGCTAGAGGCAACGAGTTGCCGGCGAACCCAAGGCATGACCGACTCGATCTCGTAATCGAAATCCTTGCCCATCGCGCGCCGGATATAGGCATGGATTTCCTCCTCCGGCACCTCGCGTTTCTCCTTGCTTCCGACAATCGACATTCTCCAGCGGTCTGCACCGTCGATCGCAACGATTGTCAGCCATGTGCCTTCCGGTCCGATGAAGATGAAGCGATACGCTTTGCCCTTGTCATGAAGCGACGGCAGATCCTTACAACGAAAAATGACATTGGTTGTATAGGTCAGAACGGGCTTGCCGTGCATCTTGATGCCGAGCTTTCGGCGCACCGTGCTGGCCGCGCCATCGGTGCCCACCAGAAAGCCCGCGCGGATCTTGCGTGTGTCGCCCATGCCCGTTCGGACGATGGCGGTCACGCCATCGCTGTCTTCGGTGAAATCGACAAGCTCCGTCTCATAGGCAACGGTTGCGTCAGCCATCGTGCCGACGAATTTTCTCAGGATGGGGTCGAACATATCCTGCGGGCACCGCTCCCTTTTCTGGGGGGATTGCGGCGGCTTCGGCTCTTCCGCCTTCGACACCATCGGCTCCCGGCCGAACTCGAAGCCGGTGAAGCTCTCCAGCCATACGTTGTCCTGCGGATAGTCGCGCGGGTATGGGCTGTACTCGACATCCTTCGCAATCCCCCACCTGCGGCAGAACTCCATGGTGCGCACGCCGACCATGTCCATCTTGGGCTGAACGATCGCGCCATCGGTCTTTTCGATCAACGTGCAACCGACGCCACGCCAACCCAGGTCGCCCGCCAGCGAAAGGCCCACCGGGCCAGCGCCCACAATCAGGATTGGCGTCGTGTCTGGAAGCATTGTCTTACCGTCCTTTGAAAACCTCGGTGATCTTGGGAGGCCGTTAACTGGCCAACCCATGGTCTGACCGCAAAATGCCACCCGGGCCGAAAAACTGTCCAAGACACTGACCGACCAAGCTTATACGCAATTGATATTCTGCCGCCTTGAACCGCTCGAATGAGGCTAATGACCTGAATGCACGGCACTTTCTCGGGAAGACGCGGGAGCGGCCCGACATTCTGGCCATGGAGTTGCCGTCAGGTTTGGCCTAGACAGACTCGGCGAAACTTTCCGGCCTCAACCGTGGTCGGCGGCAGGAGGACGTTCAGGATGGCGAAGGAACAAGACAAGGGCGAAGACGAAGGCGACCAGAGGACAAGCGACCCGATGGTCAACCGCACTGAAGTCTACAGCAATCTGCCTCGAATCGAACTTCGACAGCTGCGCTACTTTCTCGCCGTCGCGGAAGAACTGAACTTCACGCGGGCGGCGGAGAAAATGGGGATCGCCCAGCCGCCGCTAAGCCAGCAAATCATGAACCTCGAACACCAGCTCAAGGTTAAATTGTTTACTCGAAGCCGCAGACAGGTTTCGCTGACACCTGAAGGCGACGCGTTCATCGTCTATGCACGCCGGATCATCAACAACACCCAGATCGCGGCGGAGCTGGTGGGCGCCATTACCCGCGGAGAGAATGGCCCGCTTTCGATCGGGGCGGTCTTCTCGTCGATCTATACCGTCATTCCGCAACTCATCGAGGTCTTTGCATCGAGATTTCCGAAGGTCCGGCTGCACCTTCAGGAGATGATCATTGCCCAGCAGGTGACGGCCCTGAGGGAAGACAGGATCGACGTGGGCATTCTGCGCGGCCCGATTCCCGAACCGGACCTCGAAACACTCTCGCTGCTCGAAGAGCGCTTTGTCGCGGTCGTTCCCAAGACACACCCGCTGGCGGGCGAGGCCCAGCTTTCCGTCGAGCATTTGATCGATCAGCCGATGATCCGGGTCATTCCCTCGGTCAACCGCAACTACAGCCGGCAGATGTTCAGCGTGCTTGAAGACCTCGGAAAGCCGATAAACATCGTTCACGAGGTCTCGGACACGCACACCCTGCTCGGGCTGGTCTCGTCGGGCCTCGGGCTGTCGATCGTTCCGGAGTCCCTGAACGTGATCCACACCGACCGCCTGAGGTATATTCCGCTCGGCGAGACGACTCCGACCACCTCCATCCAGCTTGCGTGGAAACCCAGCTCTCCGTCGAAAACGCTGCCCCGGCTGTTGGAAGTTGCACGCGAGCTGCGTGACCGGAGCTCGGGGTTTTCCTAGAGGCGATAGCCGCATTTGTCGGCCAGAGTCCCGATGACGCCCCGGCGCATCAGGATGACCATGATCATGAAGATCAGCCCTTGGATAAGCGCAAACCAGGCGCCGAAGGGCGCAAGGTAATGCTCCAGCGCGAGCACCACGAAAGCGCCTGCCACGGGGCCGAAGACAGTGCCCGTGCCCCCGACCAGAACGATCAGTACCACCTCGACAGTGGTCACAAGCGACACATCGGTCAGAGTTGCGATACCAAAGACGATAGACTTCATGCCGCCCGCGAATCCTGCGAGTGCTGCGGCGATCACGAAGACGGCCAGCTTGTAGGGCTTCACGTTGAACCCGAGCGACTCGACGCGGGCCTCGTTGTCGCGCACGGCCTTCAAAATGCGGCCAAAGGGCGAGTGGATGATGCGGTTGATCAGCACGAGCACGCCCAGCATCGCGGCGGCACAGACGATGTAGAGGAGGTTGTCGTCTGACAGATCGACAACGCCGGCGAATGTGCCACGAGGTACAGCCTGCACCCCGTCCTCTCCGCCCGTCAGGGGCGATCTCAGGCAGAGGAAGTAGAACATCTGTGCCAGCGCGAGGGTGATCATCGCGAAGTAGATGCCCTGACGGCGAATGGCGAGAAAGCCGAAGCCCGCGCCCAGAAGGGCGCCCGCCGCTGTGCCAACCAACACGGCCAGGACCGGTGGAATCGCCAGCTGCGCGGCAAGAATGGCAGTGGTGTAGGCACCGGCACCCAGAAAGGCGGCCTGGCCAAAGCTCATGAGCCCTGCATAGCCGAAAAGCAGGTTGTAACCAGAAGCGAAGATCACGAAGGCAAACACCTTCATCAGGAAGATCGGATAGACTACTGTCGGCAACAGAACCACGGCAACGCACAGCATGAGCATGGCAATCAGGCTGGCCCCGGAGAACCCGAACACCAAAACTTTCCGGGCTCGCCCGCCTTCATCATATGCAGTTTGCTCAACCTGAGGTGTCATGTTTCAGACCTTTCCGAACAAGCCGTTGGGCCGGGCAAGAAGCACGATGGCCATGAGGATGAAGACCGCTGTTGAAGCGATTTCGGGGAAGACCGCCTTGGCCAGCCCTTCAAGAATGCCGACGGCAAGCCCGGTCACGATCGACCCCATGACCGACCCCATGCCGCCGATCACCACGACGGCGAAGACAACGATCACCACGTTGGTGCCCATGAAGGGATCGACCGAATAAATCGGCGCGGCCAGAACCCCGCCCAGCGCCGCAAGCCCGATCCCCGCTCCGTAGGTCAGGGTCAGCATACGCGGCACGTTGACGCCGAATGTCTGCACCATCGCCGGGTCTTCCGTCGCCGCGCGGAGCTTGGCGCCCAGCGGCGTGCGCTCTATCAGGAACCACGTGATCAGGCAGATCGTGACACCTATCACCACAACCCAAACCCGATAGGTCGGCAGGAACATGAAGCCGAGCGACACAGCCCCCCTGAGCGAGTCAGGCACCGCATAGGGCATGCCCTGTGCGCCGAAGAGCAGACGTGCCCCTGCCTCGAGTGCCAGCGTCAGGCCAAGGGTCAAAAGGAGGCCGTAAAGGTGGTCGAGGCTGTAGAGCGGACGGATGAGGGTTCGTTCCATTGCCATGCCGACCGCGCCGACCATCAATGGAACCAGAACAAGCGCCGCCCAATATCCTATGCCAAGATACTCGAGCAAAACCCATGACAGGAACGCGCCCACCATGAAGAACGCGCCATGGGCAAAGTTGATGACGCCGAGCATCCCGAAGATGATCGAAAGCCCGAGCGAAAGAAGCGCGTAGAACACACCATTCACAACGCCCAGAACCATTTGCCCCAAGATCAGTGTTACGTTGAAATCCATCAGAGACCCAAGGTTGCGTGAACTTTTTCGATGTTCCGCCCGAACTCGGAGGCGGGGAGGCAATCTGTCACCCGGCCGTCCTGCACGAGATAATGCCGGTCGGCGATCCGGCTGACGAAGGCGGCATTCTGCTCGACCAGCAATATCGTGTAGCCAAGCGATTTCAGCTCGTGCAGGGCAGTCGCAATCTGCGACACGATCACCGGCGCCAGCCCTTCCGTCAGTTCGTCGAAGAGCAGAAAGCGCACGCCGGTCCGCAGGATCCGGGCGATGGCCAGCATCTGTTGCTCTCCGCCCGAGAGCTGGGTGCCCCGGCTGGTCTCTCTCTCTTTCAGATTTGGGAAGAGCTCGTAGATATGGTCCAGACTCATGCCCCCGGGCGCAAGGCGCGGCGGCAGCAGCAGGTTTTCGCGGACAGAGAGGGAAGCGAAGATCCCCCGATGCTCAGGACAGATGCCCAGGCCCCGTCTCGCGATCCGATCGGGCCTGACGCCCCTTATGTCGGTTCCCTTGTGCAGGATCTGACCGGAGGTCTTGGCGACCAGACCCATGATCGCCTTCAGCGTGGTGGTCTTTCCCGCGCCGTTGCGGCCGAGCAGCGTAACCACCTCACCTTCGGCAATGTTCAGCGTCATGCCGTGCAGAACATGACTGTCGCCATACCATGCGTTGAGCTCGTGAACCTCAAGCATCCGCCGCCCCCAAATAGGCTTCGCGGACATTCTGGTCGCTGGCCACCTCGGCGTAGCCGCCTTCGGCCAGAACGCTGCCGCGCGCAAGGACAGTGACGCGATCGCACAGCCCTTCGATAACCGGAAGATTATGTTCGACCATGAGAATCGTCCGGCCCTTTCGAATGCGCTTGAGCAATTCGACAAGGCGCCCGATGTCTTCACGCCCCATGCCCGAGGTGGGCTCGTCCAGAAGAAGCAGGTCCGGGTCGAGGGCAAGTGTCGTGGCGATCTCGAGGCCGCGCTTCTGGCCATATGAAAGCGTGTTGGCGACACGATCCATGTAGCCATTCAATCCGACTTCGCCGATCAGCTCTTCGGCGCGGTCGTCATATCGCTTGAGAACCTTGTCGGACCGCCAGAAGTCGAAGTTGTGACGCCGCCGCTGCTGCAGGGCCAGCCGAAGATTGTCGATAACGGTGAACCCTCCGAACACGGAAGAAATCTGGAAGCTCCGCACGATGCCGCTCCGCGCCACCTTGGCAGCGCCGTAGCCGGTGATGTCTTTTCCGCGAAACCTGATCTGCCCGCCCGTTGGCGGGATCGTGCCCGTCAGGAGGTTGAAACAGGTTGTCTTGCCCGCCCCGTTTGGCCCGATCAATGCGTGAATGCTGCCATCTTTGATCGACAGGTCGACGTTGTCGACGGCGAGGAACCCGCCAAACCTCTTGGTAAGCCCTGTGACCTCAAGGATCGATTGCGACATTGGAACTCGAGCCTCCGAGGTGGCGAGGGTGTTCTGAGATCAGCGTGGAGAAGAACGGGGCGGGCGGCGCACTGCCCCCGCCCCCAGGGATAGGACTATTCGTAGGCGCATCCGCTTTCTTCGAGCGGCGGCGCTGCCTGATCACCCGGCAGAGTGGCGATGATTTCCATCACGTCCCATTCCGACTCTGACTGATCAGGCGTCTTGACCTTGAACGAGTACATCTCGCGGACCACGCGGCCGTCTTCGCGCAGGTAGGCGACGATGCCGGTCTCATCTTCGATCGGCATGTCGTGCATGGCCTTGGCCACCGCTTGAGCCTCGTCGGTGCCGGCTGCTTTGACTGCCTTCAGGTAGTGCAAGGTCGAGCTGTAGTGCTGCGCATTGGCAAAGGTGGGGGCGCGTTCCCACCTTTCCTGAAAGCGCGCGGCCCATGCACGGCTGGCCTCGTTGCGGTTCCAGTAAAAGGACGTGGAAGAGTAGGTGTCTGCGAGGTTTTCCTGCCCGATGGCCTTGATGTCGACCAGCGAAAGGAAAAAGGGCACGATCTTCACATCAAGACCAAATTCGCGCGCCTGCTTGATGATGTTGGTCGTGTGGGTGCCGAAGGTGGCCAGAGCAAGTGTCTGCGCGCCGCGCGCCTGTGCCTCCAGCAAGAAAGAAGAAAAGTCGGTTGTTTGCGGCGAGTGCGAAACGCTGCCTACGATGCTGGCGCCCCCGGCCTCGATCGACTTGCTCGCCTCTTCTTCAAGCGCATGCCCGAACGCGTAGTCGATCGTGATGAAGAACCAATTGTCGAAACCTTCCGCAACAAGGGGCGCCGCAATCGAGCGGGACAATGTCTTGGTGTCCGCAATCCATTCGGTGGTGGTGATCGCACAGCGTTCGCCGACAAGCTCGGCAGCGGACGAACCGGTGACAAAAACCCTGTTTCTCTCTTGAGCAAGATCGTTCACCGCCAAAGCAACGGCCGAACTGTTCACGTCGAGCAGCAGATCGACCTGCTCGGTATCGAACCACTCCCGGGCGATCGCTAGCCCGACATCGGGTTTGTTCAGCTGGTCCGCCACGAGCAGTTCGACCGGGGCTCCCAGCACTTCGCCCCCCATATCTTCAATCGCCATCCGAACGGCCTCGGCCGTGCTTTCGCCGGACAATGCCGATGCACCGCCGCTCAGATCGCTCAGAAAGCCGATCTTGACCACATCGTCAGAGACCTGAGCCAAAGCCTGCTGGCCGCAGAGCGCGAGGGCGAGGGTTACAAGCAACCGTGAAAGGCGCCGCTTTGGTGATACCAACTTCATCAAACATTCCTCCAGTGTCAGGGTGTCAGGGCCGATCACAGCGCGCCGTGCGAGAAGAAGCGGATCGGGTTTTCGTCGAGGATCGGCAGGATCTCGGCGTCAGTCAGCCCGCGCTCGCGCAGAAGCGGGAAGAAGGTGTGGAACAGGTAGGTCTGATCGGGGGGCCATATGCCCTCGTCGATCAGCCGCCTGAGTTCGGCCCGATCTTCGGTCGGGGGCTTTCGGATGGTGCGACCGGCGAAGTAGCAGCAACTGTCCATGCTCATCATCAGCTGCGGCCCAAAGCCATCCTGCACGAGCTTGACCGAGTTGTCGGCAATCACCTCGGGAACGGGCACGTCAAAACCGATCCGGTCGAAGCCGATGTAGTTGCCGCCTTCAACAATGGCCCTGTGATATGCCGGATCGGTGTTGTCGGAGCAGTGGCCGATCAGGCAGCAATGAGGGGCGACATCGTTCGACGCGAACAGTTTCTGCTGTTCCGGCCCACCGAGCCCCTGCGTGGTATGGGTGATGATCGGCACGCCCGTCTTCTTGTGGGCAATGGCGGCGGCGGTCAGAAATTTTTCTTCCAGCAGCGTGGGCGTGGCGCTGGTCGCACACTTGATTGCGCCGGGCTTCACGCCCGTATTGCCAACGCCATTCTCGATTTCATGAATGTAGAACGCCGCGATGTCTTCGACGGCGCGGTCGCGCCAATAGTAGGGAATGCCCGGGCCCTCGTGGTAAAAGCCGGTTGCGCAGATGATGTTCATGCCGGTCTTCTCGGCAACCTCGACCATGAGAGAAACATCGCGGCCGAGTTCATTGGGGCATGGGTCTACGAAGGTGCGAATTCCGACATCCTTCAACTTGCCCATGCGACGAATGCACTTGCCTAGAAGGTCTTC contains the following coding sequences:
- a CDS encoding ABC transporter ATP-binding protein codes for the protein MSQSILEVTGLTKRFGGFLAVDNVDLSIKDGSIHALIGPNGAGKTTCFNLLTGTIPPTGGQIRFRGKDITGYGAAKVARSGIVRSFQISSVFGGFTVIDNLRLALQQRRRHNFDFWRSDKVLKRYDDRAEELIGEVGLNGYMDRVANTLSYGQKRGLEIATTLALDPDLLLLDEPTSGMGREDIGRLVELLKRIRKGRTILMVEHNLPVIEGLCDRVTVLARGSVLAEGGYAEVASDQNVREAYLGAADA
- a CDS encoding TRAP transporter large permease, with product MTPIALGLVGIGVLFVLLAIRMPVGICLAVVSFLGIWSVRGLNAAFGTLKSIPYDFAAHWTLSAIPMFLLMGAIVSQSGMTSSLFAAMRVWLGWLPGGLAVATNFAGAGFAAASGSSLATTATLGRIAVPEMLRFNYNPGLATGVATAVGTLGAVIPPSIVIVLFAIFAEVPVGQVLIAGVIPGLLTAFAYATLIVVRCTLNPELAPRINEQNRTFRQKLALILPIWPLPLLVIGVIGGIYSGITTATEAGAAGAVIALILSVLQRKMGWQDFKASLIETARSTASLMLVAIGAALLTRFLAFTGIPGVLSSLIDSLGAGPIAIILAVSVVYIVLGCFLDPLGVLLLTLPILLPIFEAADMNLIWVGIILVKYIEIGMLTPPVGLNVFIMKGIMGDRVSLVSIFKGVSWFLLAEVVVMTLLITFPGIVLFLPGLMEN
- a CDS encoding TRAP transporter small permease, with product MTKFAEKISGWISGFLLVLACIALLILAGHVTASITGRYLLGKPIAATLEIGTFYYMVAVTFLPLAFAQRERGHVSVDFVVELLPQRANRLLAILADMLTLAFLLIFSWATTISAIEKTRRNDYVLTQHFDLTLWPSRWLLVAGLIAFSIVVAVQIIVGLRDLVVAPRFKEGERT
- a CDS encoding ABC transporter ATP-binding protein, with product MLEVHELNAWYGDSHVLHGMTLNIAEGEVVTLLGRNGAGKTTTLKAIMGLVAKTSGQILHKGTDIRGVRPDRIARRGLGICPEHRGIFASLSVRENLLLPPRLAPGGMSLDHIYELFPNLKERETSRGTQLSGGEQQMLAIARILRTGVRFLLFDELTEGLAPVIVSQIATALHELKSLGYTILLVEQNAAFVSRIADRHYLVQDGRVTDCLPASEFGRNIEKVHATLGL
- a CDS encoding FAD-dependent monooxygenase; translated protein: MLPDTTPILIVGAGPVGLSLAGDLGWRGVGCTLIEKTDGAIVQPKMDMVGVRTMEFCRRWGIAKDVEYSPYPRDYPQDNVWLESFTGFEFGREPMVSKAEEPKPPQSPQKRERCPQDMFDPILRKFVGTMADATVAYETELVDFTEDSDGVTAIVRTGMGDTRKIRAGFLVGTDGAASTVRRKLGIKMHGKPVLTYTTNVIFRCKDLPSLHDKGKAYRFIFIGPEGTWLTIVAIDGADRWRMSIVGSKEKREVPEEEIHAYIRRAMGKDFDYEIESVMPWVRRQLVASSYGTNRVFLAGDSCHLTSPTGGFGMNTGIADAIDLAWKLEAVHKGWGGPHLLPSYTIERKPVAIRAVTEAGRNLGRMLATRTKAPPPVAFETGPAAEAARKVYGDWYTETMKPEWFSNGIHLGYTYYHSPVVCPDGSQAPVDDVSDPVQTGRPGHRAPHIWLYDGRSSLDLFAKGFTLIRFKAEVEVEALLNAAGQMGIPVTLVDLFDEAEMRDLYGADLSLVRPDGHVGWRGDTVGADSEKILSVVSGHKKSQEAEIPPDLVDGEIAGAREGMASSALKA
- a CDS encoding LysR family transcriptional regulator gives rise to the protein MAKEQDKGEDEGDQRTSDPMVNRTEVYSNLPRIELRQLRYFLAVAEELNFTRAAEKMGIAQPPLSQQIMNLEHQLKVKLFTRSRRQVSLTPEGDAFIVYARRIINNTQIAAELVGAITRGENGPLSIGAVFSSIYTVIPQLIEVFASRFPKVRLHLQEMIIAQQVTALREDRIDVGILRGPIPEPDLETLSLLEERFVAVVPKTHPLAGEAQLSVEHLIDQPMIRVIPSVNRNYSRQMFSVLEDLGKPINIVHEVSDTHTLLGLVSSGLGLSIVPESLNVIHTDRLRYIPLGETTPTTSIQLAWKPSSPSKTLPRLLEVARELRDRSSGFS
- a CDS encoding branched-chain amino acid ABC transporter permease — its product is MVLLPTVVYPIFLMKVFAFVIFASGYNLLFGYAGLMSFGQAAFLGAGAYTTAILAAQLAIPPVLAVLVGTAAGALLGAGFGFLAIRRQGIYFAMITLALAQMFYFLCLRSPLTGGEDGVQAVPRGTFAGVVDLSDDNLLYIVCAAAMLGVLVLINRIIHSPFGRILKAVRDNEARVESLGFNVKPYKLAVFVIAAALAGFAGGMKSIVFGIATLTDVSLVTTVEVVLIVLVGGTGTVFGPVAGAFVVLALEHYLAPFGAWFALIQGLIFMIMVILMRRGVIGTLADKCGYRL
- a CDS encoding branched-chain amino acid ABC transporter permease; amino-acid sequence: MDFNVTLILGQMVLGVVNGVFYALLSLGLSIIFGMLGVINFAHGAFFMVGAFLSWVLLEYLGIGYWAALVLVPLMVGAVGMAMERTLIRPLYSLDHLYGLLLTLGLTLALEAGARLLFGAQGMPYAVPDSLRGAVSLGFMFLPTYRVWVVVIGVTICLITWFLIERTPLGAKLRAATEDPAMVQTFGVNVPRMLTLTYGAGIGLAALGGVLAAPIYSVDPFMGTNVVIVVFAVVVIGGMGSVMGSIVTGLAVGILEGLAKAVFPEIASTAVFILMAIVLLARPNGLFGKV
- a CDS encoding FAD-dependent oxidoreductase, with translation MSHASSKPVSGIPPRTDVLVVGAGMAGYAAAISAAELGADVLLVEKEELDGGSSILAGASFAFAGTKAQADAGIEDDIETLRKDLLDVGGYKNNPEILELYLDHQLETYDWLRSVGVRFQDVQLSSNMSRPRSHPAVPAQIFEALRARAANFPNLVRLVGRGMTGLTFEPGSGCVTGGKIRDADGAEHEVRADRGVVLATGGFARSRDLVQTFAPEQAPAIRLGGTGSDGDGLRMAWALGADMADMGYVKATFGIAMPDHPLEQRAYDGPRPLVHAMYRGGLIVNTESRRFISEANSYKVLGEACLRQSGAAAYQIFDQRVMDESREAPRTHDYRGALEAGLIHRGETLAEAAAKAGLDPDRVEQEVGLYNAAVAGQGADAFGRETLGMGVGTPRPVDQPAFYVFPCTSGLFSTYAGLKTDAGLQVRKVDGGVLTGLYAAGEVMGGFHGKGYMSGTGMGKSAVFGRLAGRLAASSRP